A single Triticum dicoccoides isolate Atlit2015 ecotype Zavitan chromosome 2A, WEW_v2.0, whole genome shotgun sequence DNA region contains:
- the LOC119358822 gene encoding wall-associated receptor kinase 2-like, with protein sequence MTQATFFLVMFYIALLGLGKGISGASPLAAAAAPRPRDCPDKCGDITVPYPFGIGRGCSRPNFNLNCSEGVLLRGNNIQIESITLETAQIVAYLSSTYSCNAQGRRSRSQNMSFNLGSGLFLLSPADNVFTAIGCSLEARLNGRIGSASANRYLTGCITTCTSVDLDDIGQEGAPCSGQGCCQASIAPGLSYVASRWGKDKQNNNPVPDNTCQYAFVAKKGWYNFSQSDLVGKNFANKLVKGTVPLVLDWAIRNGRCPSPQHNGNKDIPYGVCISTHSYCVNSSNGPGYFCNCSEGYVGNPYEGNGCKNINECEPSTWPKSIKYGNLFPCHGGKCRDVDGDYECNCNFGRRGDGKSDKGCEPVLSSAAVVVIGTISAIFISALLLLFVHMEHEKRKLSDRYNMNGGKLLKSIKIEIFKKEELDKITKNYSTIIGKGAFGEVYKGTTREYMQVPVKRSIAINKDRQKDFANEIQIQSQISHKYLVQLLGCCLETEVPMLVYEFVPRGSLYDVLHGKNGNMRRDPISLRARLDIAICSADALAYMHSQASQKILHGDVKSGNILLDDEFMPKVSDFGTSRLMSIEKDHTNWVIGDSSYIDPVYMKTGLLTEKSDVYSFGIVVLELITRKKARYDRNNSLPLNYIKASMEGATGQMYDTEILSSGEDVKCLGEVGLIALQCLEVDVDDRPTMIEVAEKIKRCKSRWLQSHWHGKTKAL encoded by the exons ATGACACAAGCGACATTCTTCCTAGTCATGTTCTACATAGCCCTCCTCGGCCTCGGCAAGGGCATTTCCGGCGCATCGCCGCTAGCAGCGGCGGCGGCACCGCGGCCACGAGACTGCCCTGACAAGTGTGGGGACATAACCGTCCCCTACCCATTCGGCATCGGCCGCGGTTGTTCGCGCCCCAACTTCAACCTCAATTGCAGCGAGGGGGTACTGCTCAGAGGCAACAACATCCAAATCGAAAGCATAACGCTGGAGACGGCACAGATTGTCGCCTACCTCTCGTCAACATACAGCTGCAACGCGCAGGGAAGGAGATCACGGTCACAGAACATGTCCTTCAACCTGGGCAGTGGCCTGTTCCTCCTGTCGCCGGCGGACAACGTTTTCACGGCCATCGGCTGCAGTCTAGAGGCGAGGCTCAACGGCCGCATCGGCTCCGCCTCCGCCAACCGCTACCTCACGGGCTGCATCACGACCTGCACCAGCGTAGACCTGGACGATATCGGGCAGGAAGGCGCGCCGTGCAGTGGCCAAGGCTGCTGCCAGGCCTCCATTGCTCCCGGCCTCAGCTATGTTGCATCACGCTGGGGCAAGGACAAGCAGAACAACAATCCAGTGCCCGACAACACATGCCAATATGCCTTCGTGGCCAAGAAAGGCTG GTACAATTTTAGTCAATCAGACCTCGTCGGGAAGAATTTTGCCAACAAACTTGTCAAGGGCACGGTCCCACTTGTTCTTGATTGGGCCATCAGGAACGGGAGATGTCCGTCGCCACAGCACAATGGCAACAAGGATATTCCCTATGGAGTCTGCATTAGCACCCACAGCTACTGCGTTAATTCCAGTAATGGCCCAGGCTACTTCTGCAATTGCAGCGAGGGATACGTCGGCAATCCCTACGAAGGCAACGGATGCAAAA ATATTAATGAGTGTGAGCCATCGACGTGGCCAAAGTCAATAAAGTACGGAAACTTATTTCCTTGTCATGGTGGGAAATGCCGCGATGTGGATGGTGACTATGAATGCAATTGCAATTTTGGACGAAGAGGTGACGGTAAAAGTGACAAGGGTTGTGAACCTGTATTGTCCTCAGCTGCAGTTGTCGTGATAG GAACAATTAGTGCCATATTCATATCAGCATTACTACTGCTATTCGTACACATGGAGCATGAGAAAAGAAAGCTTAGTGATCGTTACAACATGAATGGCGGAAAGTTGCTGAAAAGCATCAAGATCGAGATTTTCAAAAAGGAGGAGCTAGACAAAATAACCAAGAATTATAGTACTATAATAGGAAAAGGTGCCTTTGGTGAGGTCTACAAGGGAACTACTCGTGAATACATGCAGGTTCCGGTCAAACGCTCCATTGCAATCAACAAGGATCGCCAGAAGGATTTCGCCAATGAGATTCAAATCCAGTCACAAATAAGTCACAAGTATCTGGTCCAGCTGTTGGGGTGTTGCTTGGAGACAGAAGTTCCTATGTTGGTCTATGAGTTCGTGCCAAGGGGAAGCCTCTACGACGTTCTTCATGGCAAGAATGGCAATATGAGAAGAGATCCTATCTCCCTACGAGCACGCCTCGACATTGCCATCTGCTCCGCGGATGCCCTTGCATACATGCATTCACAGGCGAGTCAGAAGATCCTACATGGAGATGTGAAATCCGGAAACATCCTCCTTGATGATGAGTTCATGCCTAAGGTGTCGGACTTCGGTACGTCGAGGCTTATGTCCATTGAAAAGGACCACACCAATTGGGTGATCGGGGACAGTAGCTACATCGACCCCGTGTATATGAAGACTGGACTCCTCACAGAGAAAAGCGATGTGTACAGCTTTGGGATCGTGGTGCTGGAGCTCATTACGCGGAAGAAGGCAAGGTATGATAGGAACAACAGTCTTCCATTAAACTATATCAAGGCTTCTATGGAAGGGGCTACAGGGCAGATGTATGATACAGAGATTCTGTCCAGCGGGGAGGATGTGAAGTGCCTCGGCGAGGTTGGACTGATCGCACTGCAATGCCTAGAAGTTGATGTGGATGACAGACCAACCATGATCGAAGTCGCGGAGAAGATTAAAAGGTGTAAGAGTCGGTGGCTGCAAAGCCATTGGCATGGGAAGACCAAAGCATTGTGA